The Sporosarcina ureae genome includes a region encoding these proteins:
- a CDS encoding 5-bromo-4-chloroindolyl phosphate hydrolysis family protein, which translates to MNNIKNFFTRHVIMAPTSFLTWVLLIGGTSMNFFISSAIGIALYAGGNVAIKELQLRSTLKQFGMARSEYKHIEQQLNEAKRKLKQLGSMYGQVRSIQAFRQVYDMSSMARRIIKIVQSNPRKFYQVESFFYAHLDSAVELTSKYSLLVNQPLKDQEIKVALQHTRETLSDLSLEMERDLRNAVSTDLEKLRMEIDYVDITLKRDKPMLESKGEHSNDR; encoded by the coding sequence ATGAATAATATAAAAAACTTCTTCACACGACATGTAATTATGGCTCCGACTAGTTTCCTGACATGGGTTCTCCTAATAGGCGGTACTAGCATGAACTTCTTCATAAGCTCCGCGATTGGGATCGCACTGTATGCAGGAGGCAACGTAGCCATTAAAGAACTCCAGTTACGCTCGACACTGAAACAATTTGGAATGGCGCGCTCTGAATATAAGCATATAGAACAACAACTGAATGAAGCTAAACGGAAGCTAAAACAACTCGGAAGTATGTACGGACAAGTTCGTTCAATACAGGCATTCAGACAAGTATATGATATGTCTTCGATGGCTCGACGCATCATTAAGATCGTCCAGTCCAATCCAAGAAAGTTCTATCAAGTCGAAAGCTTTTTCTATGCACATCTTGATTCCGCCGTTGAGTTAACTTCAAAGTATAGCCTGCTCGTTAATCAACCATTAAAAGACCAAGAGATTAAAGTCGCGTTACAACATACACGCGAAACATTATCCGATTTAAGCCTCGAAATGGAACGAGATTTACGAAACGCCGTATCAACTGATTTGGAAAAGCTTCGCATGGAAATTGATTACGTCGATATTACACTTAAAAGAGACAAACCGATGCTTGAATCGAAAGGAGAACATTCTAATGACAGATAA
- a CDS encoding toxic anion resistance protein, whose amino-acid sequence MTDKHVLQEKSMDDLLDNPFDMDASLLPKEMENSLSDTAAPAKLIDRLTPEEQDKARQLASQIPVGNYEAVISYGANAQNELSNFSHKMLDHVQSKDIGPVGEVLNELMAKLSEIDTDDLSDKKKSGLSRLFNKATRPIKEIMTKYEKLGTQVDKISVQLEHSKRGLMDDVRMLDNLYEQNKTYFQALNVYIAAAELKIEEINNTIIPELHKKAQQSDDQMMIQEVNDMAQFVDRLEKRLYDLQLSRQITIQSAPQIRMIQQTNQTLAEKIQASIMTAIPLWKNQIAIALTLNRQQKAVESQKLVTKTTNDLLLRNSEMLKVNSIETAKENEKGIIEIDTLKTTQENLIQTIEETLLIQADGREKRKAAETEIARMEQDLKTRLLAVYEESQNRPS is encoded by the coding sequence ATGACAGATAAACATGTACTACAAGAAAAATCAATGGACGACCTGCTCGACAACCCATTCGATATGGATGCAAGCTTGCTTCCGAAAGAGATGGAGAATTCGCTGTCAGACACAGCAGCACCCGCTAAACTGATTGACCGATTGACGCCTGAAGAACAAGACAAAGCAAGACAACTGGCTTCACAAATTCCTGTTGGTAATTACGAAGCTGTCATTTCTTACGGTGCTAATGCACAAAATGAACTATCCAACTTCTCTCACAAAATGCTCGATCATGTACAAAGCAAAGACATTGGTCCTGTCGGTGAGGTACTGAACGAATTAATGGCTAAACTATCCGAAATTGATACAGATGATCTCTCGGATAAAAAGAAATCAGGTCTTAGTCGTTTATTTAACAAAGCTACTCGTCCAATTAAAGAGATTATGACTAAATACGAAAAACTCGGCACACAAGTTGACAAAATAAGCGTTCAACTAGAGCACTCCAAGCGCGGTTTAATGGATGATGTCCGTATGTTAGATAACTTATATGAACAAAATAAAACCTATTTCCAAGCACTGAACGTCTATATTGCAGCTGCGGAATTAAAGATTGAGGAAATCAATAATACCATCATTCCTGAATTGCATAAAAAAGCACAGCAATCGGACGATCAGATGATGATCCAAGAAGTCAACGACATGGCCCAATTCGTTGACCGTTTAGAAAAACGTCTATACGACTTGCAACTGTCACGTCAAATCACGATTCAGAGTGCGCCACAAATCCGTATGATCCAGCAAACGAACCAAACGTTAGCGGAGAAAATCCAGGCATCCATCATGACAGCGATTCCCCTTTGGAAGAACCAAATCGCGATTGCTCTGACGTTAAATCGTCAACAAAAGGCTGTGGAGTCACAAAAGCTTGTCACGAAGACTACAAACGACTTGCTACTGCGTAACTCCGAGATGTTGAAAGTAAATAGTATTGAAACCGCTAAAGAGAACGAAAAAGGTATTATTGAAATCGATACGTTGAAAACGACACAAGAAAACTTGATCCAAACGATCGAAGAAACCTTGCTGATCCAAGCAGATGGCCGTGAGAAACGCAAAGCTGCCGAGACCGAAATCGCCAGAATGGAACAAGACCTCAAAACACGTTTACTCGCTGTGTATGAAGAGTCACAAAACCGTCCCTCATAA
- a CDS encoding DUF6501 family protein, with the protein MSYLQWLDEPSLKTVTCTHTDAAKFFVSNMLTVGKSYEVKNETDEFIFVVDNSGKVGGYYKTYFE; encoded by the coding sequence ATGTCATATTTACAATGGTTGGACGAACCTTCGTTGAAGACAGTGACGTGCACGCATACCGATGCAGCGAAGTTTTTTGTTAGCAATATGCTAACAGTAGGGAAGTCATATGAGGTGAAGAACGAAACCGATGAGTTTATTTTTGTAGTAGACAATTCGGGCAAGGTCGGCGGGTATTATAAAACGTATTTTGAATGA
- the odhB gene encoding 2-oxoglutarate dehydrogenase complex dihydrolipoyllysine-residue succinyltransferase: MAEIRVPELAESITEGTIAKWLKQPGENVDKGEFIVELETDKVNVEVISEEAGVVSELLAAEGDTVEVGQVIAIVGEGSGAPAQQAPQATEAAAPAPAQKEETPAPAAAVAEETSSSDRTIASPAARKLAREKGINLADVSPVDPMGRVRAQDVSAHNNAPAPKAPAAPAAKAEAKDDGRITRQKMTRRRQTIAKRLLEVRQSTAMLTTFNEIDMSKMMELRSRKKDQFFEQNDVRLGFMSFFTKAVVAALKKYPYVNAEIDGDEILLKNYFDIGIAVSTEGGLVVPNVVDADRKSFAEIEASIGELAKKARDNKLTMADMTGGSFTITNGGVFGSLLSTPILNGTQVGILGMHTIQKRPVAVGDNIEIRPMMYVALSYDHRVIDGKDSVGFLKMVKELLENPEDLLLGS, from the coding sequence GTGGCAGAGATCAGAGTACCTGAACTAGCAGAATCAATTACAGAAGGTACAATTGCAAAATGGTTAAAACAACCCGGTGAAAACGTGGATAAAGGTGAATTCATCGTTGAATTGGAAACAGATAAAGTAAACGTCGAAGTTATTTCGGAAGAAGCAGGCGTTGTGTCTGAACTATTGGCTGCAGAAGGCGACACAGTTGAAGTTGGCCAAGTCATCGCGATTGTAGGCGAAGGTTCAGGTGCACCGGCACAGCAAGCTCCACAAGCAACTGAAGCTGCAGCACCGGCACCAGCACAAAAAGAAGAAACTCCGGCTCCAGCAGCAGCTGTAGCAGAGGAAACATCTTCTTCAGACCGCACGATTGCAAGCCCGGCAGCACGCAAGCTTGCTCGTGAAAAAGGTATCAATCTTGCAGACGTATCACCTGTTGATCCAATGGGTCGCGTACGCGCACAAGACGTATCTGCTCACAACAACGCGCCAGCACCTAAAGCTCCTGCGGCACCAGCTGCTAAAGCAGAAGCAAAAGATGACGGCCGTATTACACGTCAGAAAATGACTCGTCGTCGTCAAACAATCGCTAAGCGTTTGCTTGAAGTAAGACAATCTACAGCAATGTTGACTACATTCAATGAAATTGATATGTCAAAAATGATGGAACTTCGTTCACGCAAAAAAGATCAGTTCTTCGAGCAAAACGATGTACGTCTAGGTTTCATGTCATTCTTCACGAAAGCAGTCGTTGCTGCATTGAAAAAATATCCATATGTTAACGCTGAAATCGATGGCGATGAAATTCTATTGAAGAACTACTTCGATATCGGTATCGCAGTATCTACTGAAGGTGGACTAGTTGTACCAAACGTAGTAGACGCAGACCGTAAGAGCTTTGCTGAAATCGAAGCATCTATCGGAGAACTAGCGAAAAAAGCTCGCGATAACAAATTGACAATGGCTGATATGACAGGCGGTTCATTCACAATTACAAACGGTGGAGTATTCGGTTCACTATTGTCTACTCCAATCCTTAACGGTACACAAGTAGGAATCTTGGGTATGCATACAATTCAGAAGCGTCCAGTAGCTGTTGGTGACAACATCGAAATTCGTCCGATGATGTATGTTGCACTTTCTTACGATCACCGTGTAATTGATGGTAAAGATTCAGTTGGATTCTTGAAGATGGTTAAAGAGTTGCTTGAAAACCCTGAAGACCTTCTACTAGGTTCTTAA
- a CDS encoding 2-oxoglutarate dehydrogenase E1 component, which yields MSNNVDSHRSPYANFSGPNLGYVMEMYDLFKTDQDAVDPDLAELFRNFGAPQMDESGQEAVVAQGSQTDLRKVLAVYSLLEAIRSYGHLAADIYPLNDRPKDTSRLELSYHGLTESDLVGLPATLFLKNVPATVENGLDAMNYLKSLYTGSIAYEFSHLIDETERNWIQSKIENGDVQSKMQGDEKKQLLERLTKIEGFEKFIHRTFVGAKRFSIEGVDTLVVLIDELMRLSEDAKMEKVLIGMAHRGRLNVLTHNLYKPYEMMFAEFAGVPASPFLPKDGSLEVTRGWFGDVKYHMGALHKGKSGMNRFLAYNPSHLEVVNPVITGQTRAAQENTDNPGIPKQDTNKAYAILVHGDAAFPGQGIVPESFNYSRVRGFRTGGSVHVIANNTIGFTTEYYDSRSTHYASDPAKGYEVPVFHVNADHPEEVLAVAKLAFEYRQAFGKDVLIDLIGYRRYGHNEMDEPLVTNPVMYHEIHKHPTVRELYGQRLVEQKLLTDEEVKEMDKSVIATMQQAYDHVKEESADAPEISNATPEAVQAGLPRDLETGVAEDRLRLMNEELLTYPEEFTVFNKLDKILKRRLEPFKGKGKIDWAHAEQLAFGSIIQDGKPIRMSGQDIQRGTFAQRHLVLHDEKTGEELVPLHHISGSNASFVAYNSPLSEAGIVGYEFGYNLEEDKTMSIWEAQYGDFSNMAQVMFDQFVSSSYSKWGQQSGLVLLLPHAFEGQGPEHSSSRIERYLQLCGENNWTVANISSAANYFHVLRRQSKILGSEAERPLVIATPKSLLRHPLVGADVEDLTEGHFKTVLEQPGTGKKPEKVKKILFASGKMAIDLAEKIKDGEGFDYLHVIRVEQLYPFPSDKIKEIIARYPKAKDLVWVQEEPKNMGTWSFAYPFLEKLADGKNISYVGRIKRSSPSEGDGASHKKEQNRIIEEALKK from the coding sequence ATGTCGAACAATGTGGATTCCCATCGTTCCCCGTATGCTAATTTTTCGGGTCCAAACCTTGGGTATGTAATGGAAATGTACGATCTGTTCAAAACAGATCAAGATGCAGTAGATCCTGACTTAGCAGAGCTATTCAGGAATTTTGGTGCGCCTCAGATGGATGAGTCAGGTCAAGAGGCAGTCGTAGCGCAAGGTTCCCAAACGGATTTGCGTAAAGTTCTTGCCGTTTATTCTTTACTTGAAGCTATTCGTTCTTATGGACATCTTGCAGCAGACATTTATCCATTAAACGATCGACCTAAAGATACATCCCGTCTTGAACTGTCCTATCATGGATTGACAGAAAGCGATCTGGTCGGATTGCCAGCGACTTTGTTCTTGAAAAATGTTCCAGCGACAGTGGAAAATGGATTAGATGCAATGAATTATTTGAAGTCTCTTTACACAGGCTCCATTGCATACGAATTCTCTCACTTGATCGATGAAACAGAACGTAACTGGATTCAATCAAAAATTGAAAACGGCGACGTACAGTCAAAAATGCAAGGGGACGAGAAAAAACAACTTCTTGAGCGTTTGACGAAAATTGAAGGCTTTGAAAAATTCATTCACCGTACATTCGTCGGTGCGAAACGTTTCTCTATCGAAGGTGTGGATACATTAGTCGTCTTAATTGATGAATTAATGCGTCTTTCCGAAGATGCGAAAATGGAAAAAGTGCTAATCGGCATGGCTCACCGTGGACGTCTGAATGTATTGACGCACAACTTATACAAACCATACGAAATGATGTTTGCAGAATTTGCAGGCGTACCTGCTTCACCGTTCTTGCCAAAAGACGGATCTCTTGAAGTAACTCGCGGCTGGTTCGGCGACGTGAAATACCATATGGGTGCTCTTCATAAAGGTAAATCTGGGATGAATCGCTTCCTTGCATACAACCCGTCTCACCTAGAAGTGGTCAACCCTGTAATTACGGGTCAGACTCGTGCTGCACAAGAAAATACGGACAACCCAGGTATTCCAAAACAAGATACTAATAAAGCATATGCGATCTTAGTGCACGGCGATGCTGCGTTCCCTGGACAAGGTATCGTTCCAGAATCATTCAACTATTCCCGCGTTCGCGGTTTCCGAACAGGCGGATCGGTTCACGTTATTGCCAACAACACAATTGGCTTCACGACGGAATATTATGATTCCCGTTCTACACATTATGCATCCGATCCAGCAAAAGGCTATGAAGTGCCTGTATTCCACGTGAATGCAGATCACCCAGAGGAAGTACTAGCTGTTGCTAAACTGGCATTTGAATATCGCCAGGCGTTCGGTAAAGACGTTCTCATCGATTTGATAGGGTACCGTCGTTACGGACACAACGAAATGGATGAGCCACTTGTGACGAATCCAGTGATGTACCACGAAATCCATAAACACCCAACAGTTCGTGAACTTTACGGACAGCGTCTAGTTGAACAAAAGCTCCTAACAGACGAAGAAGTGAAAGAAATGGACAAGTCGGTTATCGCAACTATGCAACAAGCGTACGATCACGTTAAAGAAGAATCAGCAGACGCACCGGAAATTTCAAACGCAACACCGGAAGCGGTACAAGCTGGACTTCCACGTGATCTTGAAACAGGGGTAGCGGAAGATCGCCTTCGCCTAATGAATGAAGAGCTATTGACATACCCAGAAGAATTCACTGTTTTCAACAAATTGGATAAAATATTGAAGCGCCGCCTGGAGCCATTTAAAGGTAAAGGTAAGATTGACTGGGCACATGCTGAGCAATTAGCATTCGGTTCCATCATTCAAGACGGTAAGCCAATCCGCATGTCTGGACAAGATATCCAACGTGGTACATTTGCGCAGCGTCACTTAGTATTGCATGATGAAAAAACAGGTGAAGAACTTGTTCCATTGCATCATATTAGCGGATCCAATGCTTCATTCGTGGCGTATAACAGCCCATTGTCTGAAGCGGGAATCGTAGGTTATGAATTCGGTTATAACTTAGAAGAAGACAAAACGATGTCAATCTGGGAAGCACAATACGGTGACTTCTCGAACATGGCACAAGTGATGTTCGACCAGTTTGTATCTTCAAGTTACTCGAAGTGGGGTCAGCAATCCGGTCTCGTGCTATTGTTGCCACACGCATTTGAAGGACAAGGACCAGAACACTCCAGTTCACGTATTGAACGTTACCTACAACTTTGTGGGGAAAACAACTGGACAGTCGCGAATATCTCCAGTGCTGCAAACTACTTCCACGTATTGCGTCGTCAGTCGAAAATTCTCGGTAGCGAAGCAGAACGTCCGTTAGTTATTGCTACACCTAAGTCTTTACTTCGTCATCCACTAGTTGGAGCAGACGTTGAAGATTTAACAGAAGGTCACTTCAAGACAGTTCTTGAGCAACCTGGCACAGGGAAAAAACCTGAAAAAGTGAAAAAGATCTTGTTTGCAAGCGGGAAGATGGCAATCGACCTAGCAGAGAAGATTAAAGACGGTGAAGGATTCGACTACTTACACGTAATCCGTGTAGAGCAGCTATATCCATTCCCATCCGACAAAATCAAAGAAATTATTGCACGTTATCCGAAAGCAAAAGATTTGGTATGGGTTCAGGAAGAGCCGAAGAACATGGGTACATGGTCATTCGCTTATCCATTCCTAGAAAAACTAGCTGACGGTAAGAATATTTCATACGTTGGACGTATTAAGCGTTCAAGTCCTTCTGAAGGTGACGGTGCTTCTCATAAAAAAGAACAAAATCGCATCATTGAAGAAGCTTTGAAAAAGTGA
- a CDS encoding undecaprenyldiphospho-muramoylpentapeptide beta-N-acetylglucosaminyltransferase — protein sequence MKQPVVVLTGGGTAGHVSVNQALIPVFLDKGYSVHYIGSHEGIEKELIAEGHPEVEYHAIQSGKLRRYFSMKNFTDPFRVGAGTLQALAILRKVKPEIIFSKGGFVSVPVVMAARLANVPVVVHESDVTPGLANKLALPFSSQIFTVFEQTLQYVPAAKSMCTGPIIRPELFTGDREEGLRRAGLNSEKPVFIIMGGSQGSAVLNDAVHNELTDLLKKYQIIHLCGKGNVVEGLSVAGYVQYEYVTDALPDLLAAADYAVSRAGSNAIFELLAIHKPMLLVPLAASKSRGDQLLNANYFASKGLALQIEEEQFEVQSVTEQFDRLVKEKTRLLSNIEKTTEPKTPEKMAELILSFQK from the coding sequence ATGAAGCAACCGGTAGTGGTATTAACAGGTGGCGGTACAGCGGGACACGTATCCGTCAATCAAGCGTTAATTCCTGTGTTTTTGGATAAAGGATATAGTGTGCATTATATTGGTTCCCATGAAGGGATCGAAAAGGAACTGATCGCAGAAGGTCATCCGGAAGTGGAGTATCATGCGATTCAAAGTGGAAAGTTACGGCGTTATTTCTCAATGAAGAATTTTACGGATCCATTTCGTGTCGGTGCGGGGACATTACAGGCGCTGGCTATTCTTCGCAAAGTCAAGCCGGAAATTATTTTTTCTAAAGGTGGGTTCGTTTCCGTACCTGTTGTGATGGCGGCTAGACTTGCGAACGTGCCCGTCGTCGTTCACGAGTCGGATGTTACACCTGGTCTTGCGAATAAATTGGCATTGCCGTTCTCTTCGCAAATTTTTACGGTCTTCGAACAGACTTTGCAGTATGTGCCGGCAGCGAAATCGATGTGTACAGGTCCGATCATTCGTCCGGAGTTGTTTACAGGAGATCGGGAAGAAGGTTTACGCAGGGCGGGTCTGAATTCAGAAAAACCCGTTTTCATTATTATGGGGGGGAGTCAAGGCTCCGCCGTATTGAATGACGCGGTGCATAATGAATTGACCGACTTGCTTAAGAAGTATCAAATCATTCATTTATGCGGTAAGGGGAATGTGGTGGAAGGACTCTCGGTGGCGGGATATGTACAGTATGAATATGTCACGGATGCATTACCTGATTTGCTGGCGGCAGCTGACTATGCGGTTTCGCGTGCCGGGTCGAATGCGATATTTGAATTACTTGCAATCCATAAACCGATGTTGCTCGTTCCACTTGCAGCGTCAAAGAGCCGCGGTGATCAACTATTGAATGCGAACTACTTCGCTTCCAAAGGGTTAGCATTGCAAATTGAAGAAGAACAATTTGAAGTACAGTCTGTTACCGAACAATTTGATAGACTCGTGAAGGAGAAAACTCGATTGTTGTCGAATATAGAAAAGACGACAGAACCAAAAACGCCTGAAAAGATGGCGGAATTGATTTTATCGTTCCAAAAATAA
- a CDS encoding MATE family efflux transporter, which yields MTTTTKTLQHKTSIFIKIMIPIVITQVALYLMSFFDILMTGRYDTFHLAGVTIGSSFWIPVYTGLSGILMGLTPIIAQQIGAKNRNDVRPTVQQALYVSLALSAIIFVLIHWVVLPAITRMPLDAPVIEVASAYLTGMSIGLVPLMAYTVLRSFFDALGATRVSMFIILLSAPINIALNYLLIFGNFGFPELGGAGAGYASGFTYWLVFFIAVLIAWSSRHFKEYTLFRGWQGISFSKWKEILFIGVPIGLSIFVETSIFSVVTLLMSSYTAQVISAHQIALNFTSLLYMVPLSVSMGTTILVGQSIGANKAKDAREYTYLGIAFAVIFSFLSIFILLTFRESIASMYTTDTAIITLAVHFFVYAALFQLSDAVQAPIQGALRGYKDVTMTFLVGVVSFWLIGLPTGFVLARYTELDAYGYWVGLIVGLSVGAVILSFRLRYIQNKYREVQ from the coding sequence ATGACTACAACAACGAAAACATTGCAACACAAAACGTCCATTTTCATTAAAATCATGATTCCTATTGTCATTACGCAAGTCGCGCTTTATCTGATGTCGTTTTTCGATATTCTCATGACGGGACGCTATGACACGTTCCACTTAGCAGGCGTGACCATCGGCAGTTCCTTCTGGATACCAGTCTATACTGGCCTTTCTGGAATTTTGATGGGCCTGACTCCTATTATCGCACAGCAAATTGGTGCGAAGAATCGAAATGATGTCCGCCCTACTGTCCAGCAAGCATTATACGTATCTCTCGCTCTTTCGGCAATCATTTTCGTGCTGATCCATTGGGTTGTGCTACCTGCCATTACTAGAATGCCTCTCGATGCGCCAGTTATAGAAGTAGCATCCGCCTATTTGACTGGCATGAGTATCGGATTAGTTCCACTCATGGCCTATACCGTACTGCGCTCATTTTTTGACGCACTCGGTGCAACCCGAGTCTCGATGTTCATCATTCTGTTGTCCGCACCGATCAATATTGCATTGAACTATCTATTGATTTTCGGCAACTTCGGTTTCCCAGAACTAGGGGGTGCGGGTGCAGGGTATGCGTCTGGCTTTACGTATTGGCTCGTATTCTTCATAGCGGTACTGATTGCTTGGTCGTCCCGCCACTTCAAGGAGTATACGCTGTTTAGGGGTTGGCAAGGAATCTCCTTTAGCAAATGGAAAGAAATTTTATTCATTGGCGTGCCGATCGGTTTATCTATTTTCGTAGAGACGAGTATCTTCTCTGTCGTAACATTGTTGATGAGTAGTTATACCGCACAAGTCATCTCGGCTCACCAGATTGCCCTTAATTTCACGTCGCTTCTCTATATGGTACCGTTAAGCGTGTCGATGGGGACGACAATACTAGTCGGTCAGTCCATTGGTGCGAATAAAGCCAAAGACGCACGGGAATATACGTATCTTGGCATAGCATTTGCGGTTATTTTCAGTTTCTTATCCATATTCATATTACTGACGTTCCGTGAGTCGATTGCTTCTATGTATACGACGGACACAGCGATTATTACATTGGCTGTGCACTTCTTCGTCTACGCTGCACTATTCCAGCTGTCAGATGCTGTGCAAGCTCCGATCCAAGGTGCACTGCGTGGCTATAAAGACGTGACGATGACGTTCTTAGTTGGCGTCGTGTCGTTCTGGCTCATTGGACTGCCAACTGGATTCGTTCTCGCCCGCTATACCGAACTAGACGCATACGGCTACTGGGTTGGCCTCATTGTGGGTCTATCGGTAGGCGCGGTCATTCTATCGTTTAGATTACGCTATATACAGAATAAGTATCGTGAAGTTCAATAA
- a CDS encoding CAP domain-containing protein, whose translation MKKPLALILLSSAILLPTHAAEASTTNQVQNHTYKWNVPSQQVYSYYWGNYHYQKPQQRPVAKPTPPAQRPTQPTQPVEKPQTNKPAQQTANVSATEQAVLTLTNAERTKAGLKPLQIDAALQKSAKQKSADMAANNYFSHTSPTYGSPFDQMKQNGVTYRSAAENIAMGQRSAQDVVKAWMNSAGHRQNILTPGFTHIGIGYDANGHYWTQQFIQK comes from the coding sequence ATGAAAAAACCGTTAGCACTCATCTTATTAAGTTCAGCTATTTTATTGCCTACTCATGCAGCAGAGGCAAGCACGACAAATCAGGTACAAAATCACACGTATAAGTGGAATGTACCGAGCCAGCAGGTATACTCGTATTACTGGGGCAACTACCACTACCAGAAACCGCAGCAACGTCCGGTAGCGAAACCGACACCGCCTGCACAACGACCAACTCAACCAACTCAACCAGTGGAGAAACCACAAACAAACAAACCAGCACAGCAGACTGCGAATGTGTCCGCTACAGAGCAAGCCGTATTAACTTTGACAAATGCGGAACGTACGAAGGCAGGACTCAAGCCGTTACAGATCGATGCAGCTTTACAAAAATCTGCAAAACAGAAATCGGCAGATATGGCAGCAAATAATTATTTCTCTCATACGAGCCCGACATACGGTTCCCCGTTTGATCAGATGAAGCAAAATGGTGTTACATACCGTTCTGCAGCCGAGAATATTGCGATGGGTCAGCGCAGTGCACAAGATGTCGTGAAAGCTTGGATGAATTCAGCTGGACACCGTCAAAATATCCTGACGCCTGGCTTTACGCATATCGGTATTGGGTATGACGCGAATGGCCATTATTGGACACAACAATTTATTCAGAAGTAA
- a CDS encoding CobW family GTP-binding protein has product MIDVYLLSGFLGSGKTSLLVNLVDQVKESGRQPAVLMNEFGELNIDSQIVEDAGEVPLKELLNGCICCTGAESTEAQLQGLLADYPEIDVLFIETTGAAHPVEALDAVYSPLFAEKLDVKGIVTVVDAKRWIDRDKLSPRIQALFLEQVRHAHFMVLNKTDLLTANQLAFVTMQVTQFNSHAPLVQTVNAKVDFSYVEKMVNVAAPKQPVATGSGLPLASKVLSFDTPINQQHFEDWVRTLPDNVYRMKGYIQLEGSRYSHLFQYAYGMVNWIPEYMQIPSKLVIIGEQLTDIEYSPKN; this is encoded by the coding sequence ATGATAGATGTATATTTACTCAGCGGCTTTCTCGGAAGCGGCAAGACGTCGTTACTCGTAAATCTAGTAGACCAAGTAAAGGAATCCGGTAGACAGCCAGCGGTATTGATGAATGAATTCGGCGAACTGAACATCGACAGTCAAATCGTCGAGGACGCAGGAGAAGTACCGTTAAAAGAGCTGCTAAACGGCTGTATTTGCTGTACGGGTGCGGAATCCACAGAAGCGCAATTACAAGGCTTACTAGCAGATTACCCGGAGATTGACGTATTGTTCATAGAAACGACCGGTGCAGCTCACCCCGTCGAAGCGTTAGACGCCGTATACTCGCCGTTATTCGCGGAGAAATTGGACGTCAAGGGAATTGTTACCGTAGTCGATGCCAAGCGCTGGATCGACCGTGACAAGCTCTCACCACGTATACAAGCTTTATTCCTCGAACAAGTTCGCCACGCACACTTTATGGTGCTCAATAAAACGGATTTGCTGACGGCTAATCAATTGGCGTTCGTGACGATGCAAGTGACACAATTTAATAGCCACGCACCGCTCGTCCAGACAGTTAACGCGAAAGTCGATTTTAGCTATGTCGAGAAGATGGTCAATGTGGCGGCACCGAAACAGCCGGTCGCAACAGGTAGTGGGTTGCCGCTCGCTTCGAAAGTATTGTCGTTTGACACACCGATCAACCAACAACATTTTGAAGACTGGGTGCGCACATTACCCGATAACGTCTACCGAATGAAAGGCTATATCCAACTAGAAGGTTCTCGGTACTCGCATTTATTCCAATATGCATATGGCATGGTCAACTGGATACCGGAATATATGCAAATTCCTTCTAAATTGGTGATCATCGGGGAGCAACTCACGGACATCGAATATTCGCCAAAAAACTAG